The genomic region gcggtagtctaacgctattggttatttctggtcggcgctcagtttcctattgcacggagctctgcggggcaggggcgtgcttagcacaaaataaaaaagatgtattgcttacattttatcacagtacatgataatataatcacttttatggatttctgacaaatcatccataatttctgaaaggggaaaactctggaacgCAGCTTTAAGTCAGTTCAGCTGAAAGCTTATACGGCAGCCGTTACAGAAATCAGGTGCACACAACAGAAATGAGCATTATCCAACAGGAAAGCTTTTACTGCTAAATGTTTAACCATGAATGGTTCTTAGTGAGAAAAGCATGTTGTCTGACGAAAAGGAgtgccagggttagggttagggttaggcctcTGATCCACATGCACACATTGATTCCCTGAGCTGCGTGAGTGCACCTCTGTAGCACCATTGTGCACGCCTCCCACAGGGTCTCCTAGTTTATGAGGCACCGCTCACACCAATCCCTTCAGCCTCGGCCCCACTGCACATCTCTACTTCGGTggtcttcagtcagccctatgacAGCAGATGCATGCACCTTTGTTTCCTAAACAACGGAGAAACAACCAGCTGACTCTCAAAGACACAAAAGGCAGAAGAGGCAAAGTGGAGGAAATCACCGCTGTTGACGTGCGGGAACAGGAGTAGGGTCTTTCTCTGGAGCCAGTTAATTAAGACGTGTGTTTTTCTTACTTTTCCAAGTGAATGACTATTAACAAAAGAGGAGAGTCTTCTCCTCATTAAGGTAATGGAGTGGGAACAGACTGGTGACTGGGTTAGATGAGCAGTGACATGCAGAAAGGCCTCCAGGGGTTTAGGGAGTTAGGGGAAGAGTGAGGTAGAGGTGAGCGCATCAGGAGCTGATTGGCACGACAGCAGATGATAAAAAGCCCTGGCTCGTGCTGCTGGATCCATTAGGAGATCGCTCAGGTCCGAGGAACTCACAGTGACAGGCACCAGGGTTCCCGTTAGACAATACTAAAACCTCCCCGCTAAAACAAAAGCTCGTTAGACAGAAAAGTTTGTTCTTGTTCTTTCTGTTCCCACTGGGAGTCAGCGGTGAGATGATCCCTCTGTGGAGAAAGTCACACAGGTGAGTTCATCCAAAACACAGGAAGCCGCCGTGGAGGCTGGCAGGACAAAGATTTGTCATTTAACCTGTTTTTCTCCCTGAGATGTTCCTAAAACTGACTCAGTCATTACATCTGGTCTCTGGCTTTATCACTCGGGTCTTGGCTGTAAGAACATGAGATGTTGTTGATTGTTGTAGAGAATGAATGAGTGAAAGTAAAGAGAAACGTTTTACAGTGGTACTTTTTGTGAGTGATGCAGTTGGTCAAGTGCTAaagacctctctgatgctaatatCTTCAGTAGATGACAAACTTTTAAAGATGCTTCTTATTTTTTGCTCTCGTAAATTGCAAGAGATGATTGTCAGGAAGTTGAGTTTCCGTTTGAGGCGGCTTTCCCTCCTGTGGAGGAGTTTAGGGATCGTGTTCACTCGTGAGGGAGCAGTAGATGGATGATTAACACATTTTTGGTGAAAACCAGAACATTTCAGCCAGTTCTGCGGGGGAAACCCCATGCACCTCAGGTAAAAACTTGGAAAACTGCTAAAACAAAGGTTTTAATTATCAACACAAAGACATTTTCATGTCATTAGGTTGCACTGACCTACTTCAGATGAGCTGCAGAGCCACCTGTGGCCCTGGAGagcaggttgcagacccctgggTCAGTCTGACTTCCATCCCGCATGTGTCTAAAACACCTCTCATCCTTCAGGAGGACGAGCCTGGTGCTGAGCTGGCTTCTGATCTGGACCTCTCTGCAGCCACTCTCCCATAACTACGTGTCAGCAGTCAACCTGCGGCGTTTCATTGGTTGTGCCGTCCGAGAGTTTACCTTCCTGGCTAAGAAGCCTGGTTGTGGAGGCCTGCACATCACTACTGATGCCTGCTGGGGGCGCTGTGAGACATGGGAGGTGAGGAGGGGGGAGGGCAGTAACTCCGCTGCAGAGAGGAGGGAGGAGACGAAAGCAAACTTCCAGCAAAAAGGCAATCAGCCTGCTGTTTTTAGGGATGACCGTAAGCAATCAGAGGAAACTCAGTCAGTTTCACGGTGCTGGCAGAAACAAGTGCTGTGGATGGAAGGAGGGATGGGGTGGCTGTTCCCGGATGCAGAGGTCAGATGAGGGTCATGTGAGACAGCAACATACAGCAGGAGTCTAGACAAACACAGACCGGCAGAGACAACTGTGTTCTTCTCTCTGTAACGAGCAGCTGGTCCACATCTCGAGCTGAGGCAAACAACTGGTTAACTTTCACAAAAACAAGTGGAAAGTGCAAACCGGAGATTAAACAACAGCCTCGGTTTCCTTTGCTATGCTTCAAGAGCAGACAAATAAAAATGGGATCTCTGTTAACGGAGTTACATAAACGCATCACAACAGCATCCGTCTCCGTCTCTGCAGATGCTTGATCAGCTGGGACGTGTTGGGCAGAGCTCTGACTAAACAGGAATTCTTCCAAAAACCTCACATGGTGGAGACTTCTGTCCATGTGGACACATGGTTCCTCCTGCTGGAGGTGTTTTAGCCTTCTCAAAAGAAAGTGGATGAAGATatgttttttataaataaatagcCTAAATCGGTTACCTTTGACACTTTCAGGTTTGCTGagacagcatagcatagcatagcatagcatagtttatttatatagcacatttaaaatactcgctcacactgtttacagtggggatggggagctgctgacgtcaactgaggctatagtcggacggtggaaggaatactttgaggagctcctcaatcccaccaatgcgcattccgaggaggaaccagagctgggaggcctggggatggactgtccgatctcgggggcagaagttgctgaggtagtcaaacaactacacagcggcggagccccgggggcggatgaggttcgtcctgggtatctcaaggctatggatgttgtagggctgtcatggttgacacgtctctacaacattgcgtggtcatcgggggcagttcctagggagtggcagaccggggtggtggtccccatctttaagaagggtgacctgagggtgtgttccaactatagggggatcacactcctcagcctccctggaaaggtctactccaaggtactggagaggagggtccgatcgatagttgaatctcagatagaggaggagcaatgtggttttcgtcctggccgtggaactgtggaccagctctatacccttgcaagggtgatggagggggcatgggagtttgcccaaccaatccacatgtgctttgtggatttggagaaggcttatgaccgtgtccccaggggtaccctgtgggggacgctccaggagtatggggtgggtggctttctgttaagggccattcagtccctttaccagaggagcgtgagtttggtccgcatagccggtagtaagtcggacctgttcccagtgagggttggactccgccagggctgccctttgtcaccggttctgttcatcacttttatggacagaatttctagacgcagccgtggtgtggagtgtgttgagtttggtggcaggagaatctcgtctctgctttttgcggatgatgtggtcctcctagcttcatccagctctgaccttcagctcttgctgggtaggttcgcggccgaatgtgaagcgtctgggatgaggatcagcacctccaaatctgagaccatggttctcgaccggaaaagggtggcttgccacctccgggtcgggggagaggtcctacctcaagtggaggagtttaagtatctcggggtcttgttcacgagtgagggtaggagggatcgggagatcgacaggcggattggttcggcgtctgcagtgatgcggacgctgagccgatctgtcgtggggaagagggagctgagccagaaagccaggctctcgatttaccggtcgatctacgtcccaatcctcacctatggtcatgagctttgggtaatgaccgaaagaacgagatcgcggatacaagcggccaaaatgagtttcctccgtagggtggccgggctcagccttagagatagggtgaggagctcggacattcgggagggactcggagtagaaccgctgctcctccggatcgaaaggagccagttgaggtggtttgggcatctggtcaggatgcctcctggacgcctccccggggaggtgtttcgggcatgtcctgccggcagaaggcccccgggtcgacccaggacacgttggagaggttacatctccaatctggtccgggaacgccttggggtcctgccggaggagctggtggacaaggccggggagaggacggcctggagctccctagttgggatgctgcccccgcgacccggacccggataagcggaggaagacgagacgagagacgagacatttaaaatgcagcatgggagctgcccaaagtgctgcacaggctaaaacaaaacacacccattacaaggagctaaaacaaaggataaaaatctcaatcaaaggcagataaaccatgatgaatactaaaattacattaaaacaatgatacaataaaacactaaaacgagtcactgtctaaaagccaaagtgtaaaagtgggtctttaaacgagatttaaaaaccgccagaggcggagcctgccgaactccaatgggcaacgagttccatagctttggggcagcatgcacaaatgcttgatccccccgcgatttgagtctcatccgcggcgtgtacagcagcgaaaggtcagccgacctcaacgtgcgggtgggcacatatggagtgagaagggcagagcggTAGGGAGGTGCGAggtcgttgagtgctttaaaaacaaaagtcagtaacttaaactgcactctgaaaatgacagggagccagtgaagagtgacaggacaggggtaatgtggctacgtcggtgtgtacctgtcaagaacctggcagcagcgttctgaacaacctgcagccgattcagggcagagtccagaacaccaacgaggagggcgtttacatagtccaggcgagaggtaatgaaggcacgAATGACTTACTCCCAATGCCTCAGTTTCAGGATTCACATCAGATCAGTAAATGTACCTGTTAAATGACtccgttttctttcttttttttttttaagacaaACGTTTTGCAGGTTTGAAGATGTTTATCTCATACCTGCCGACAGTTTCGACTGAAAGCTTCAGTTTTCCTCAGAGCGTCATCTCTACACTTCGCTGTTGTGTCATTTATCAGCTGGTCTGGGAGCGTTGTTGAACCACGCCCCCAGACCAGCTGGACCTCCCTCTCGCTGGCTCTGGAGGATGGAGTCCCAGGTGTGTGATGGGGTGCACGCCCCCTCATCCTGGCTGATGGTGTTGCTGCCTCATCTGCGGATCTCCACATCAAAAACTCTGTCATCTACTTGTCCATCCAAAAGACAAGATAGGGCCGgataaaaaaaatgcaacatcATATATGAAATACCACACAATCCATGCAAGAAACATACATAGGGGAAACAGGAAGGACCTACAGTACACAAAAGAAGGAACATCTAACAGAGTGTGAGAGGGAAACAAGGGGACATTTGACCAGAACACAAAAGAACACAGCTGAACAGGAGACCAAGAAATCAGCCATAACAGGTCACTGCAGGAGGACGAACCACATCATGGACCGGGACAATGCAAGAATCATCacatctgaaaacaacagcttcaAACGATGGATCGAGGAGTCCTGCGAGATCCGGAGGCAGCAACACCATCAGCCGGGATGAGGGGGCGTACACCCCATCACACACCTGGGACTACATTCTCCAGAGCCGGCGAGAGGGAGGTCCGGCTGGTCTGGGGGCGTGGTTCAACAACGCTCCCAGACCAGCTGATAAATGACACAACGGCCAAAACTCGGATGACGCTCTGAGGAAGACTGAAGCCTTCAGTCGGAACTGTCGGCAGGTATGAGACAAACATCTTCAAACCTGCTAAACGTTTGtcttaaaaaaagaaaattgaGTCATTGGATTTATAACAAAGACAAAATGAACTTTTTAAATCTAACATGTACCCGTTGTTTTTTCCAGAAGCCCATCCTGGAGCCGCCTTTCATCGAGTCCTACCAGCGGGTCTGCACCTACAACGCCTCGCGTTTAGTCCACGTAAGACTCCCCAACTGTAAGCCCAACGTGGACCCCATCTACACCTACCCTGTGGCCCTGAGCTGTTCCTGTGGGGTCTGTCTGACGAGCACCACTGAATGCATCACGTCTGTGTGAACATGTACcagatttgtgtttttgttttcttgctCATTAGATTTAGTTTTTCAGTCCTGTCACATTGTCCGCAATTAAAATGCTAACGGCTTCTTTACTTCatttttcaaaagtaaaactaaaTCCTTTAGTTGTGTTACTACCAATCAGTTTTAGTTCATTTCTAATATGAGAGGTGCGTTTAAAATGCTGCTTTTTATCTCAGAGATTATAAGTTCTGTAATAAACCGGTTTGGTCTGCTTCTCGTGATGTTACGTTTGCAAGAAACATGATTCACctccatttaaccctcccactgcctttatgggtgaccccaccaggaaagttgaccactgagcagggttgatggtttatcccttgggtccacgtggcaggggtgaggtggtgcgcactcctcacccctgccacatgaacctaagtgataaaccatcaaccctgctcagtggtcaactttccttgcagagtcacacccaataggacagtgggagggttaaagccacTTAATTTTGTTCCTGCAGTGGTAACTCCACTTATCTGTGTATTTGATAAGCGCTTAACCCTGTAGTGGTCCAGAGACCCTGCTTGGTTATGTAGAGGAATGGATGACAACAATGAGATGATCCAAAAAAGATTTCTGAATGCAGGAAGAGAATAAAAAGCCTCTGGTGACACTGATTTCTACAAAACGAAAATATTCACTAAGAACTGATGACAAAAATATCATAACTATCGTGCATATCCATCAATACTAAACCAGGGAGAGTGTGTTGATGGTTTGATGAGAATATATCGTGCTTGAAATGGAAGGGGAACCCAGAAGTCAGAAGTCCTCCTTGTCcttgatgaatgaatgaaagattcTGATTAAATACTTTGTTTTCTACATTGTTGAATGTGCTGACAACAAAATCCCACAAAAATGATCAATGGAGATCAAATGTATCAACCCAAGGAGGTCTGAATtagcactcacactcacactcacctttttttatttcattcaaaaattataataaacacaaacaaataataaacatattaaaaaacagatttgaatgaAAAGTAGGAGATAGAAGAAATAATTgtataatttctgcccctttttacaaaagatctgTCAAACATACACAATATCATAACCTCGGTCACTTTCTAATTTTTATATATCATCGTTGAcattttaatttacattttcatcataatttaatacatttgattttatacattttttaaatatagcaagtgagCTTGATTCTTGAATTTCCCTGTTAAGGACATTCCATAATCTTACACCAGTTACAGAAATATCACATTCCTTCATTTTGGTTctgaatttagttttttaaacacatcagttccttttaacatgtatgCACTCACTCTCTTGTGAAATGTGTTCTGTATGTTAGTTGGTAAAGTACTTGTATTTGCTCTGTACAttaatattttccactctaccaggTCAGGAAATGCCAGTATTTTATAACCATTGAGTAATGGACTAGAGTGATCTCTATAGCTACTGTTATTAATGatcctcaatgctcttttttgtagAGTTAGCAAAGGTTGTCTAAAGGTTTTACATGTGGTTCCCCAAATTTCTACACAGTAAACTAATTATGGTTCAATCAATGAGTGGTACAGAGTGAATAATCCAGAACAAAGTAGTAGAAACTCGACTTTACTGTATACCaaaccattttttttttacttttatcagttcactgtttatcacttgagttacttcatgcATGTTTAattctgaataaaacaatgtggtatcatctgcaaataaaactATACCAAGGAGATTTGATGCATTTATAAGGTcttaataaacaatatgaacagtttaggtccgaggactgaccctgTGGCGCTCCATAATGAACATCACTAACTTCAGAACAAACTGTTTCCTATTGTCTAAATAACTATTAAtccgggctgcgcagtggtgcagcggttagagctgttggcttgcagcgagaaggtcctgggttcgcttccgagcctggggtctttctgcatggagttagcatgttctccctgtgtatgcgtgggttctctccgggtcctctggcttcctcccacagtccaaaaacatgactgtcgggTTAATTGTTCtgtctaaattgtgtgtgtgtgtgtgtgtgtgtgtgtgtgtgtgtgtgtgtgattgtttgccctgtgtgtctctgtgttgccgtgcaatggactggctctctgtccagggtgtaccccacctgattgcccattgcccactggagataggcaccagccccccccccccccccccccccccccccgcaaccctacatggacaagtgttttcagaaaatggacggatggatgaaactattaacccattgatgagccacacctcttattccatattGATGTAATTTCTGGATGACATTTCTCTTTTCTCTGTcttccctctgccccgggggcggtggtcgactgttgcttcctggacgctctacaggtagtgtttaagtggaggtgggggtctatgctccccctcctctgagcgccctgacttagtgtagaagacctgatgctgccggggcagacggctcccccgatggcgtttccttgcattaccttacttggctcatctggactcagccgaatataaatttttactggtgtgtgtgtgtgtgtgtgtgtgtgtgtgtgtgtgtgtgtgtgtgtgtgtgtgtgtgtgagtgtgtgtgtgtgtgtgtgtgtgtgtgtgtgtgtgtgtgtgtgtgtgtgtgtgtgtgtgtgtgtgtgtgtgtgtgtgtgtttaaactgttatggggatttggtgtcattttgtaaaacactttcagtagcactttgcttgaaaagcactttataaaaaaaatctgattgattgacttCAAATGCTTTCTTAAGTCAATAAAAATACTTTATACTAAATAGTACATATTTAGTGAATCCGTTACTTTGTTCCTATATCCACACTGTTCATGGTTTAAAATGAtttatgtattatttatttatttgtgtattttagtttagtttcttttagttttttcatcaatttatccaaccttgatgaAAACACTTTTTCCAATATCTTGGAAAACTGTAGAATCAGTGACACTGGCCTATAGTTAAAGTGAAAAGCACACTAGACTGATGcaatgtccttaaaacaaattaaaactgagTCTCAGTAGTGTGTGTGGCCTTCACATGCCTGCATGACCTCCCTACACCTGGGCATGCTCCTGATGTACTGGCTTGTCTTCTTGTAGCGCCTCCATGGTCTGGACTCCACACTGACAGACACAGAAAGCCTTCTTGCTACAACTTGGATCTTGGATGAGCTGCACTACCTGAGCCACTAGTGTGGGCTGTCGACTCCGTCTCATGCAACCATTAGAGTGAAGGCACTGCCAGCATTCAGCAGTGACCACGTGGCCTGGTTTATGGTTTTTCTTTGCTCCTGATAGAAGGATTTCAAGTTTGCCGAGCCATTTTTCTTCTGCTGTTCGCCGTGTCTGGGTCGATGACGTCAAattggtgaagcgcatttgtagccctgaacttttcacacaaaacctaagatAACGTTTCCCCCTTTCAAAAAGAAGTGTGTTCTTGGTATCAGAACATGTCTTTGAAATCCACGGCACATAACAAGCTGAATTAGAAaatggcgtttttagccccgttgatttgcgttcatttttttcgttcttccggggacctgtggtctggaagtagatgggcgtggcttaggctctcTTTAAAACTCCAAAACCTGTAGTCTGAAGATCAGCTGTAACGTGGCTCACGTCTAGTTCCTGGAATtattgcaccagagctttttttcccctagaatacgacttacaaggcattcattcctattagagaccactgcaaatgtattaaaatacggGTAAAGGTAACTCACCCTAACCCTAGGTGGATCTTTGTCCGAATTCCAAGGCCACACATGTCAGAACAGCGAGGACCAGGCTGCATTATGAGTAGCTGTTTCCCATGGGAGAGTATATGTACTCTGTGTACTTTCACTGTACCTACAGGTTAGTTATAATACCTCGACTGTCCTTGTATATAACAGAGGAAGAGGGTTAacatgtccctgtgatggacttatGGTCTGTCCAAGATGTCCCCCCGGTGTCTCGCCCACTGGCTACTGTTCCTGCACCCCGACTCAGAACTAAGTGGTTAAATAATGAATGAAGGAAAGCCACCACTGGGGCTTGTTATTGTATACACACACCCGGTACTTAGATGGTATTATTAGGGTTGCTGTAGGATACCTCTGGGGTACCTACAGGGGCACTTAAAGTGTACCCATGTGAGATCAGGATCAAGTGCTGATTTAGCAGTCAGGCCTTGAGGGCATCTATTCCCAGCGTGCCACTGTTATAACAGTGTGACAGGTACCTGCTGTGGTGATGAATTATACAGCAGCTCCAGCCGCGGAGGTGAGATGGCGAATCTGTGAGGAGGATCGAGCTGTAATGGAGGAAATGACAGCAACACAGAAAGTGTTTGTGGAGAAGAAATTTGGCCAACTCTTTGTTACGGGAACAGATGTTTCAGTTCATCTGAACACCGACTTAAAACAGTTTTTACTGAGCAAGTCTTTTCTTCCTCCCAGTGATGGAGCACAAACATGCTGTCTGCATGGGCTTGTCCTCAGAGGAAGCTTCAGTAAATCCCATTTAACGGTAGATAATTGCTGTTACTAATTAATCTAATAGAAACACGAGCCAGGAGACTTACGCATCAGCTTCAAATCCTAGACTGAAGCATGCATTAAAAGACCAGAAGACATCTGTATTGTTCTACTGTTATACTTTTACACTTTCTTCTTGATTAAATGTGTGCAGATTCCCCTCTGGCTACAGTCTGTGGGCCTATCAGCTTCAAATACCACCTACCTACTGAGAAGAGCATGAGGAGTGATGGTGGGGTCACAGCACACCCACCTGCTCCACAGGTAGTGAAACAATAATGTCACTTCCTGATCAGAAGGGCACTTCCCTACCGAGTCACCACTGAGTTATAGAATCCCACTGAGGCCAAAGTCAGTACTGAAGGAGAGAAACATTTTATTTCTAAATGACTCCAGATGGCAAAAGAACAAAAACGTGAATACAGCATAATTCTGTTGTACGTCTCACTCCCCCGTGAAAATATGAATCATCGTTGTCATTTTTTACTTGGAGGTAGTTAAACTGTGTTTGGATGAAAAGAAGCTAGTTTGGTCAGGAAGCATGAACTCATCATATCTGCTGTCATTAGAGGAATAAGCCTGATAAAGCCTGATAAATGGCGtgtccactatttaattcagtcatttgttattctcccaatcaattactgaccaaaacctcatgcgttatgcaaaacattaaatgattttcagcatagcaatctttacagaaaacataaaaccctaaaaaactgcacataaaatatattaagaaacaaaattcacttatcacttagagcagtggttcccaaacttttcagcctgaccaacagatgttcattcgtatttttacgttatttataagttttcattatatttggaaagtttttatttatatataaatctctttttaaattgtatgttttactttttttatgattatgtggcacacttgacttc from Nothobranchius furzeri strain GRZ-AD chromosome 18, NfurGRZ-RIMD1, whole genome shotgun sequence harbors:
- the gphb5 gene encoding glycoprotein hormone beta-5 codes for the protein MIVRKLSFRLRRLSLLWRSLGIVFTQHFSQFCGGNPMHLRRTSLVLSWLLIWTSLQPLSHNYVSAVNLRRFIGCAVREFTFLAKKPGCGGLHITTDACWGRCETWEKPILEPPFIESYQRVCTYNASRLVHVRLPNCKPNVDPIYTYPVALSCSCGVCLTSTTECITSV